The Ignisphaera sp. genome segment TCAAAGCGATATAGTAAAGAGCCTTAGGATGCACTCTAACAAGACTGTTATAGCTATTTTAAAAAAGCTTGCTTCATTGAGTATCCTTTCAGAAAAGTATAGGGTTGAGAAGAGGGGTAAGAGAAGGGTCAAGGTAAAATGCTATAGACTTACCGAACTCGGCAAATGGTACAATCTACTGTTCAGAGACCCCCAAGAACTTGATAGAGATACTGTAAAGATATATCTAACAGAGATAGTTAGAGAATTTATAGAGAAGATCACAAGTTTTGCATCAAAATTCTCTATCCCCCAAAATAGCTATATAGATATTGCGGATATTGTTAGATCATTCCTTGTAAAACCTCGGTACAAAGATTTTGATGTCATCGTCTTTGGCTCAAATGCTCTCGATGTGTATATAACCCATAGCTATAAAATATTTTTTGGAGGATCGGGAGCTAATGTCGCTGTAGCTTTATCTAGACTTGGGCTAAAAACAGGCTTTGTATCAAGGTTCTCAACAGATGTCATAGGACTTCAATCAGCCTATAGCATTGCTAGGGAAGGGGTGGATATAAGTTTATCCATATTCGATGAGAATGCAGAACCATCTATTTGCAGTATTGTTCATGGTGACAAGATAAAGATTGAATGTAGATATGATAGAGGTAGACCACCAGTTGTAACAGAATTGTCTGAGAAGATAGTTGAGGCATGTAGAAGAGCTAAAGC includes the following:
- a CDS encoding carbohydrate kinase family protein encodes the protein MSNKENNFWPFIVFMPIDVDKRALFLSTLFSSKITIDVLRLFKWDEDLCQSDIVKSLRMHSNKTVIAILKKLASLSILSEKYRVEKRGKRRVKVKCYRLTELGKWYNLLFRDPQELDRDTVKIYLTEIVREFIEKITSFASKFSIPQNSYIDIADIVRSFLVKPRYKDFDVIVFGSNALDVYITHSYKIFFGGSGANVAVALSRLGLKTGFVSRFSTDVIGLQSAYSIAREGVDISLSIFDENAEPSICSIVHGDKIKIECRYDRGRPPVVTELSEKIVEACRRAKAVYLGEGINNLYVKLIREIGGEKLIVYRPNMEAIQYFLEEVLLVFRQSPIVILNEDKAELFSRKGFDIPKTFYDHGIKHLIITLGSRGAEIYSYPRTEPKKIESPQTVVLDPIGAGDMFSAVFIYMLLRELDIEKAVEKAVKTASTSLSQLGPRKLITINSLAQ